Within Candidatus Binatia bacterium, the genomic segment TGTGCAATTGATGAACAGAGGAGCGCACGATGGCGTAAAAGAAGGGTCGAGGGAGCCGTCGAGATCATACCTGACGACGCCAAAATTGAAGTTTTCATTGGCAGTAAAGCCGCCGAGAAAGAAAGGATCGTTTTTCGTGAAACCCACGGCGATTCTCTGACCAGTCGGGGCCCGAGCCGAAGCAGTGAATACATCCACAAGTCCTGACGAAGCGATCGTGGTGTAGGTGTCTTCATAACCCGTAAAGGTCCATGTCGTTTCGTCGGCTCGCACCGAGGAGGACATCAGCAGAAGGCACAAGACCCCGAGGCCGAATTGAACCGGTCCATGACGCCGTTGACCAGCTTTGTGGTTGATCCGGACTCTTCGATCAGTCTTCGTGATTCGGTTGCCCATCGGGTTCCTCCTTCAGATCCAGGTTGCTGCTTTTTCGATTTATCGCGAGACTCCCGATCGCATACCGGGGGTTCGAC encodes:
- a CDS encoding delta-60 repeat domain-containing protein — encoded protein: MGNRITKTDRRVRINHKAGQRRHGPVQFGLGVLCLLLMSSSVRADETTWTFTGYEDTYTTIASSGLVDVFTASARAPTGQRIAVGFTKNDPFFLGGFTANENFNFGVVRYDLDGSLDPSFTPSCAPLFINCT